Genomic DNA from Porites lutea chromosome 4, jaPorLute2.1, whole genome shotgun sequence:
GAGCAGAGGGCACTTGTCACAAATCAATAAAACTATATATTTCAAACAAGTCAAAgcaagataattattttttaaacttacaaCTGCCCTACATATAGCCTTATGAACAAGACAAATTATAACTGTCGGCTGTGTATGTTGTCGATGCAATGTACGGTTcagtgctttaaaaaaaaacacccgtactcagaacattttaaaaactattgttttgttttgaaaatggtattaaatttcgcgaattttttaaaatctcgaAATTAGTAAGAATAATGTATGTGATCAGCGGTGAAAGAAGTCGAgcaaaaaagtcgagaaaaaagtCGGGATAAAAACTTAAAGGCGAGAAAAAAGTCGAGAAAGGAAAAATCGAGCACGAACTTTCATCACACTGTGCTCCGTACAAATCACTTCGTGTCTACTGGAGGAGTTTTGTGAAAATCTTCTTCTCTGCAACATAACTTTGTCGCCGCAACAAGTCACAGAAAATCAAATCAGACAAAATTTGTGCGCCTTGTTGCGGCTACAAAATCCTGTtgcagagacaaagattttGACAAAAACTCTCCAGTgaacacgaagcgatttgtcgctgccaCGTGATGCTGCAACTAGCCGCCGTTCGCATGTGATCTGTCGCCGCGAtgtgttgctgcaacttgtcgcaaCATCAGAACAGCGACGCAACACACATGGGAGCCAGAGTGCGACCAAAGTTAAAGAAGCCAACgagaaaagaaacatttagcCCTTGTTTCTGCCCTAAAAagttgggtgggggggggggggggggcgaattCCTTAGTAAACCTTGTCTCagaatttttgctgttttctttgtttcgcgtgaccttggtgagatgTTAACTCAATACCTCGCGACACTTGATAGGTACATGATCGTACATGAACTTGTAGAAAAGTTCACGAGCTCGTTTTGATTCCTAACTTCGAAAGGTCTTGAACGCATTGGAAACTGATACTGTTAATCAATTTGACCAGCCGATTTGACAGAGGGAGTTGGCTGTTCCATCAATGCTCTGTCTGTAGTAGGTTCGTATACTCCTGAGTTGAGGCAGACTGACttaggagggggagggggtgagaaTTAAAAATGGTTTTACTACAGCCTACTGCCATAATGAGTTACTGatattagaagaaaaaaaaagtgtatctGTTTATCTAACCCTTTCGCTTTCAACCTTTTGCTTACGAGCCTCGAGGGTAAGTTTTGAGCCCAAGCACAAAATTCTAAAGTATGACCTCTTTAATCAAATAAGCGGGTTTAGCATCTCAATTGATGCTCTTTGCACTCTGATTCTGCACCTAGAAAACATATTTCTTAGTCTCACTCTGGCTACTCTTGAGGTGTCGAGTAGTTATCAACTTCAGCACCAAAGTATCTTTTATTTCTTACGCGTCGACTCTGTTGCACACGTAATGTTTTCTAATGCTTCTTTGCTATTAGAAATTTCGGACATTATTATAATTTGGAGCCAGTAATCACGAGTTTTGAGCCGAAATATACACATCCTTACTATGAAAAAAATCCATCGTAAAACAGGACGCACTTGCAAGCTAGCAATGCAGTTTTCAAGCTTGCACCAGGGCGGAAGATCGATTAGAGTAGCTATAAAATGTCTGTTTCTGGTCGAAATCCTTAAGAATAAGATACAAATGGGCGACGTTTTAGCCTTGGATATAAGTACATGTAATGTCAGCCCAAAGAGGTCATGGAAGATACCACTTTCGTTCGAACTCGAGGTATTTAGCTGGAAGAACAGGTTTCGATCTTGCTATCAGAGAATTCGAAAAAAAGATCGGAGTTTTAGTGATGAAAAAACCTGTCGATAGCGATAACTGAGAAATTTCTTACTTTTTAATTCACCTCCACCTAGGTATGTATGGGCTGCGTTGGAAACAGCACTCGACGCCCAAATGTACAAATTTGCGATAACAATGAATAGtcggcaatttaaaacaattacaAATAGAGCATCTAACTCATTCCACGCAAGAAAGAGAGCTAAATATAACCTACCGCTTgtgaagacaaaagaaataaacacTGTTATTATCAACGCTTTCATATTGAGCAGCACAGTGATCCGAACTTGCTTTGTGTTTCAGGTCGAGTATCAAACTGCTCAGAAGGCAAACAACACGCAACACTAATAGCCTGTCACGAAGTCACGACACCGCCAACATTCCTTCCCAGTTCAATCATTATGGAAATTAACGAGATTTAAATTGAATTAGCATTGTCTCTGGTTAACAGACAAATTTTCCAAAAGAAGAAgtagaagaaaaggaagaaaatcaaCAAAGTAACTCTACTGCACATACCTGTTTAGACTAAATCACTGAAGGGTTTTGTCTACAACAATTCTTCATTCaaagcagtggcagatccaggggaggggcccagggggacctgctcccccccccccttatttttagaccaaactaaggCCCAAAGgaccgaaaaaaattttttggagtcCGGGCCCTCCCCCTTTTCTCAGGATCTTGATGAccgtctcccccccccccccccccccttcccccacgcACTTATCTGGAGGTCTGGATCAGCCACTGCAAAGcaccatttttcttctttttttggaCGGGAAATTTCTTAGGCCAATTTTTCTGAATGGAAAAAAACCATCAATCTAAAACGAGGAATGACGGAACTGAGGACTGAATAAAGCTAAATCCTAAAACGAGGAACGGCAGAAAATTGGCCCGCGAAGCGAAATCCTAACTTCCTGAACTTCGACGGAATTGGTGTGACTAGAAAAACCGTCCTTAAGCAGTTCAAATAATTATAAACCTGGAAACCTGTGAGGATTTCTGTAAATTGCTAACGAAGGAAAACTGATCATCCCATCAGAGGTATATAACACATGTCAAAACAACTTAATTTTGTTCAAAGAGGCCACAAGGTTATCGCAAAGCTCCATGACTTCGTCACGAACAGGAAAAGACACGGCATGTAGATAACACTGAGGGTCCACAAAATAAACAGTGAGTCCACTTTCATTATTTACTATATTTTTTGTCCCGAAAAGCGTATCCAGCAAAAAAAATGGCGTTAAACAAAGATTTATTGCTCTTTATAACTTTTCCAATTTAAGCCTGATAATCCTCTTGTAATGACGCATTGTAAATCGGAAATAACATGACTGTTTTGAACTGTTCAGATTAAGGCATCTACATCGCGTCGACATATCGGTATTGTTTGGGTCCACTGGAGCCGTTGCTTTACCCCAAAAAGGCCCACAAATTAAGTGCAGTTTACTGAAACTGTGAGCCAATAAAGTCGAAAAAACTTGGTTGTAATTATTTTAATGAAGGGTTCCTTGTTTGTGTGCTTGCTCGGATAAGGGTTATTATGACGTGACCTTCACCTTGCGTTTATCCACATTCTCGTGCAAAGACCTTTCAGGGTCTTGGAAATAAATTTGCATCTGCCGCTCAAATAGTTAGCTCATCTGCAGTTTTTTGTTGTAATCCTTCATCAGATAATCTTCTACAGCCGCAACATTCTGAACTGTTTTCATCTGGTTGACAAAAGTACTCGTAGCAACAGGTGAAGGAAACGCAGAGGTATGTACCACATAGACAGAACACGAAGATAACAAACATACTGACTAAACCAAAACCTTCTCCGGTTAATATTCCAGTGTTTCCGGCGTCCTGTCCATGAACGAAGCAGCGGCTTCCCTCGAGCAAAgtgaataaaactgaaaaaccttctatatttatcattgtttgcAGAGGTTTGCAAAGAGGTGTCTAATCCATCTGATGATCTGTGACGCtcctttcacaaaaaaattgccgtttgttttgtttagtagGCAAAATACTTCACGCGATGTGTGGGTCACGTGACGTGAGCAGTAAAGGAAAAGTGGCATTGAGTATGtcactttaaaacaaactgCGGTGATAAAAAATATCGATTTCTGCATCTTTCTGTACAAacaaacttgacgtttcgtatgctcgGTCAGCATACATAACCATTTTAAGACCAGTCGTTACAagttttttgtcattttgttttgtcaaaagAACGGGAGGCAACTTTTAGAGTCAACGTCAGCGGAGAAAAGATGTTGCTTTATTAATTAGCTATCGCTCTTTATGGAATTATAGCCTCTCCtattcgttttttcttttcttttagttttttttcaaCGAATTTTGCGaccgcgagaaaaataaaagataccATTTTTTCATGTATCCATCCTTGGTCCCTTGCGTTAGCGGTCAATAAACGGCCCCACTGTTTTGGCTCGACGATATGTAAGGAGAAACTAGAGTCTCTGTGAACAGGGTAATAGATTCAATgttaatattgtttttcttgatCTCGGTATCATTTTTATCAAGAGAACATAAAGGtcctttttttatacaccaTAGGCTAACTTCGATATATTAACCATACTTTGCTCCGAGGCTTGGTGGAATAAAACAGAGGAAATGTATTACTCACCTCAAGCCTCGGCGCCAATTTTGGGGTTTAATATATATCGAAATTCGTCTATTTGTAACGGCGAATGTTGACTACAATCTGGACAGAATAAAATAGAACAGCAAACCCcaccctcccccacccccgaaATCAAGGATATATAAGCCGCGCGAAAgccaaaacgcgccattttctcATCCCCGCGATTTGCGGGCGAGAAGGGGTCTAAATTTTCTATCTACAGATAAGGGAGAGGcccagtcatccagaccctgagataggGATGGGgccggtctccaaaaaattgttttcggcccttcgggcctcagtttggtctaacaATAAGGggcccgggcccctcccctggatccgccactgtacaGTACCGAGTGTATTTTTTCCAGGATTGTAGCACACGAAACGTTGCGTTAGTATAAAAATGCATAAGTTGATACTGTTTATCACCGCTATTTGCCTTTCATTTCACCCTCTCTTGTTTGGAATTGTGCCAAAAGAAATAtctgttaaaaaaatgtattataattaaagagaaaaaagcaaaaacaaacaggGTAAAAGAAAGCCTTATATGGGTCACCTCCTCCCCCCGAGGGAAAAATGCTTAATCAGGTTGCACAATTGACATTGTAAGCTATTGTAGCTAAGCTAAAAGAGTTACGAACTCAACAGCTGACTAAAGCTCCAAGTCAACTTGATACCAGTTAAGACACCTGCCAGTGATTTTACTGTGTCCACACTGAATACTATCATCGTAGAATCAATGCTGCTTAGCAAATAAAGTCTCTATAAATGTAACCAAGTCGCTTCCTTAATGTTGTTATGGCTAACTTAATATTAGCATTCCGCGTGGGAAGGAGAGTTAAATAATACATTACATTTCCATTTGTTTGAGCGCTTAGAGGGCGATCTATTACTATGCAAATATATCCATACTCATTCACAATCATCGGGTTCAAAGTCCTTTTTCTGTATAGGGCCCATGTTCAAAGTTCAATCACAGAGCTTCGCTAGAGTTTTAGTTCGTAAATTTTGAGTTGAATGCAGTTCTCAGAATGTTGTTAAATCAATATTCTGTGAACAAGGCTCCTGATGCGTTTGTTCACTAGCTCAATTTAAAACGATCATAATGCATGCAGCAAGAAAGATATACAAGATTTTAGAATTGCTggaaaagactgaaaaattCTTGTTCAAACAAACTTGTGCCACGTTACAGTCTTAAACCCACAGaattaaaaatgtcattttatgCTTGCCGTATACCGTTCTACAATGGCTGATTAAACCATAAAAAAGGGCTTTATATTGCCGAAGCCCATGATGGCTCGAGTCTCCAGCTCTTATATTTGTTAAACCAACCGTACAGTTGGCTTTACAGGGGCTTTACAGGGGCTTTACAGGGGCAGCCAAGGAGCGAATGTTTTCTAATATATCAGAAGTGTCTCAAATAGTTTCTCTATGGCTTgtgaagcctgtttggttaattcattatctaattttaataataaaactACCCCTGTCTACCGTGGAGTGATAAAAGAACGACACAATGCAAATGCACTGTGATTTCGGTACGTTTTTCAACGAGTTTTGCTAGAAGTTGACAACGCGGTGATCGGAAATGCAGTCAACTCGACGACTCAGTTTTCGGTTCTCAAGAGaaaatttctgtaaaataactgttccaTTCATCGAAGATATTCGGAGCTTTTCTACTAACTTACCTACTGAACTGTATTTTCTAAGGTTGcggttttcaaattttattaccaAGATACAGTGCGATTATTGTTTAAAAACTAATAATTCCTGAAATTTCGGAATTAACGAAAAacgtagcctgaaattcatccgattgcttcgagtcgttttctcctctcaacaactgagggagtaataacgactcgaagtaatcagatgaaattcaggctacgaAAAACGTCACCTATAGaattttcttatgaaaataCGGCTACTCCATGCCTCTACCGTTAATTCGACTCGACCCATCAGGATAGCTAACAGTTTCGGATGAGATGAAGAAGTCACCTAAAGCTTTCGAGTTTCGAAAGATTTTCATCAGTTTCGACTGGCTTTGTTTCCAGACCCTCAGGGAGAGAAAGAATCTGAAACGCGTGAATGAATTGAATAACGCTAAATATCAATATTGCCATTTGATCttgaaattaacaaaatgatcttTGTGTCAGTATTGGCCATAGTGCGTTTAAATTGAATTCGAGGCGCCGTTAGAACGAGTGCAACGATTGAATGAAATATCCAGAAAGAAAAGCCAGTCAGTAAGATATGAAATACATCCACTGCAACAAGCTATTTTACAGGAGCCGATACCTTACAACCTTACAAATCCTGTGATGCTGTGTGATGCACACGGCATCTCAAATCTTGTGATGTGTATATTACGATATTAAGCATTCCAAACTCAGCAACCTCATTAAACTACATGATATTGTTATACAAAACTACTATATTCAACTGAAATTTTCCCTGGAGAGTGTAATGGAGTCATTGTGGTGTTCattgtcttgttttttgttttgttttgttgtttttttaaatatatattgagCGTTTGtcagcttgggctgcctgtgaatgcatattttctgttttaagaCACTTTGAAAATCGTCCTGACGAACAATAATAGCAAAGATGTCACTTAATCGGCATGTGCCACGTTTATTATGTTTGTCAAATGAATTTTGGCCTCATCACAAGAAACCCTGTCTGTACGCACATATACGTGCGCGAAACAGGTGGAGAGGGAGGAGAGGGTGGGGGGACGCCTTTTGCCCAGCAGGTAAACCACAGAATAGATGAGCTAAAAGAATACCTTTCAAATGATTCATTTTTCCGTGAAGTGAGGTAGCAACCGACCCACTAGCGGGTATTGGTAGAGGATAAACTATCAGTAACCAATTAACCGGCACTCGCGCTAATATGAGAATATCCCAGGATCGAGTGCCAAGTGTACAACGACACCGTCGTTTCATCGATATGATTCTATTTTTGTCACTGCGACATGTTATGTTAATCGTTTGGAATCATTACAGATATACGGAAAATAACGCCTTCAAACATTTATTCACATCCGTCATTAAACAAAAATCtgttataattttaataataatgacgataaagatgatgatgacaataataatagcaTAAGTAATTTtattaatcataataataataacgatgatgataattatgataatgctgatgatgacgatgataatgtgATGCTGataaatacagttgaacctccccATTGGAACTAAAGgggtttatttgaaaaaaaaaaagaatcgtGTATACACCAATTGGGAAGTGATTAAAAACCCACCCCGAACTTGAATTTTGCGTCGGCTCTTTCGTCAGAACGACAGACAAGCAGAAATTTGAGTATCCGAAAGGACATTTTTCTTTACTATCACTTTCTTGTTACGAGTTATGAACCGGATCTATTTTCTTAGctgatatttcttttttattatttgtagctgcaGAGAACAGGTCCCAGCCCTCAAATATATGACTTCTGACATATCGTGGCTCTATCCCGAGTCCGTTCTCAAATCTAGGATAACCACGTGCACGGTTTGAGAGTCTTTGAGCGTTTCGCCGCGCAAATTTCCATTATTAAGGAGTATAAACCTGTGTCATCCAGAATAGACTTACAACAATTCAGCAACAAACTTTGCCAGCAAAAAGCAGCCAGGTCTCTTCATTTCCGCCATTACCGTTTTATCGTTTGGATATAAATGACACGGCCGTTAAATAGTTGTATTTCGGATTTAatggtttatttttattttttaagggaaattaaaaaattacataataatTGAACTTAGCAGGCATTGGTAGAGACGGTATAAGTTGTGATGCGgtttattttgagaaattctgaCTTACACACAAATCGCTTGGAGACCAAACAAAAAGCTGGTTGGCCTAAAGGACTCTCGTGGGCGTCACCTGCGCGCGCGATGGACCACCTGTCATATCTATTTGCTTCTGAATATATTAATAGCAACGACGGGCATAAAAGCGCGCTAAAACTTGGCACGGCGGTAGTTGCTTGGAAAACGCGATTCAATGGAAACTCGAAAAATGGATTCTAGTAGCGAACATAGTGAACAAGAAAACGCTTTGAAAAGATGTCGATGGTTAAGAATAAACTGGAATTGGTTCAAAGTGGGAAGCTCGAAATTTGGGATCCAAATTCGCTTAAATCCGGTCGTGACTCTCCTCTCGGCGTTGGTTATCTGGGGTTTTGTCGTCTTCTGTGTTTTGCTGCCAGAATTCGCGAATAAACAGATGGCCGAGTGGAAATCATGGATCACTGAGACCTTCACATGGATGTACATTGGTACCCAAAATGCCTGGGCTGTTTTTATCATCGTCCTGTACTTTTCCAAATACGGCACGATGAAACTGGGAAAACCGGATGAAAAACCTGAATTCAAAGACGCGACATACTTCACCATGCTGTTTGCCGCTGGCATAGGAATCGGGCTATTCTACTTTGGAGTTGGTAAGTTGATCACCTTTGCGTGAATGTCGATTGCTTTTCGTATTTTAGGAAACAAAGTCGCGCTCAGCCACGGATAAACCATTCATCTGAAGTGTATGTAAGCTTATAATGTATGCAGTTCTACCATTTTCGTGCGTGTTACATGGGTAAAGATTTCTTGAGTTTAAGTAAATAAAGAATGAACAAATTGCAAAGTTAGGGAATTTTAACTCTGTAGATTAAATCCCGGCgctttttaaagcatttttaaaacaaaattacgATTTTTTCGGTAACCACATGTTCAGTAAAATCACTAGCAAGTAAAAGTACTTTCCCGCTGATAGAGTAAAATTACGGAGACGCGTCACGCATGGGtacacccgtcaatcaaacgtCATACCGCCTTTGATTTTTCCGCGATTTACCCGCATGAATGAAAAACGCGCgctttttatgcaaatttctctCAGTGATTTTACGAGCTACACGtggaaatatattatttatatttcgTTTTCGCAGCGAATAGTATAACGAGAAATGAAAGCTGTAAAAAGTAGAGGTGTTAGATTGCCGTTAGTTAAAAAGCTTTCAAACAGGTCCTTCTTAATTTTTGCTCAAGACGCGTCTGACTAAAATAagacaatttttcaatgtttacaTCGTTTTGAATGAATTCGATTTCTTATTCGGTGGCGTTTAGGTACAAAacctttaaagaaaatattatttattctcTGCTAACTTACTTAGCGCCTTTCGCATTCATACAAAAATACGTGCGTGATATAAAAATATGTGCTTGTCACTCTTCAGTTTCTTGTTTCAGAGCAACATTTTTTCAGTGTTCCACATGCATTTCGGTTTCTGAGAACTGAATGATAATCACGTCCGCGCCCAAACGCACAATATACCGCATTTCTTCTGGGGAAAAGTACTCAAGGCATTTCCTTGAGGAAATGATCACCactttaaataaaataacatattAGTCCTAAGAAAATAGCGTGCATGTCATGGATcacgaatttttttcattttatttagttaAAGTCCGTCATAAAATTAAACGTTGgccgtttttgttattttttgtcgCCGCCGTTGCTTTCGTTTTTCTACACCGCTTTTAAAAGGTTTTTAACAACCACAACCATTTTTAACTTGCGGACAAAAATTTTCGTGGTATTCAGGAGTTCCATTGTGTATGTCTGCATTATTTGCATAAGATATTGCACAAGCTGCTGTCAAATTATCGACTTCAACTTGAGGTAACTACAAATTAGGCCTCAGCAGCAGTTTCCTGCAGTCCTAAACTTGGTATAATAGAATAATCAGTTCCCATgaaatttcttttctaaaaaagtGATCGACAAACTTGATACAATATTGTGTTACACACATGCTGAGAGTGTTCATCATATTGCATATTTCCTTGCTTACCTTTTTGAACTACGATAGGTTTATAGTTCACATATGCTGGAGCCTAACTACATcagaaatgttgttttttttgcttgtcaaaaaatttaaaaaagaagtcGTTGTCTAAACCACAGTGGTTAagctaagtttaaaaaactgaaacctTTTTGTCAGTCAAATATTCTTTGATACTGGTCAAATTCATCTTATtgatttgaaatatcattggatgattgtttttttttgggctGGGAACATCTACAATAGTTGTCATAATTCCACCTGACCATGATATTATTTGTTATAAATATAGAACCTGTATGTACTATTCTTGtgacatacatgtatttttgtcagttttagcatttttgataAGAATTAAAATTCAAAGCAATACCAGTTCTACTTATGTATATTATTAAGGAAATATTTGTATAATAATTTCACTACTGAGAGTACAAGGTACAAATCTTTGATGTCATGTGAAGTCATGTGAGTAAAAAATCCAGCTAATGATTAACTCTAATTCCTTGCAGCTGAACCTGTGTGGCATTATGCTCCTGGTGACTATGGAAACCGATATTTTGACAGGTACGTGATGATAATGCCCAGCTCAATTAAACTTGATACTTTAAAGTCCCCAAGCTTTTCTTCATATTTTAAGAAAGGGACGAAGGTGTGCATCTTCTTCAATTCACATCTTCATGTGTTATGTAGTAGCACCTTTTTTAGTGTTAAACATTCTCATTATAATAATGTATCATGCTTGTCCAACTTTATCAGGTGCACCAGACGACCAAAATTATGATTTCAAATATGTCAAAGTGTTTCAAATGCTTTTCTCTGCGATTTAGAGTGCTGTTTTGTTAATTTGGTGCTGTTCTTGAGCCTAAATTATCTCTTTGGTATCTTAAGGGTAACTGATGGGTCCTATCAAATGTTTGAGGAGATGGAGTAGCTGTACTTTTATAAGAAAATTCTACACAGTAATAAAAGCTatggcaggggcacccaacaacttttttctgtaaaacaactgtttgaaggaacaaataaaaaaaaacgataaaaatgttaaaaacgaCTCAAAGTAATTGTCTGAAATTCAAGCTGCAAATACACGTACttcctagaaatttctaaagctcaagaaaagctaaaaattccTGGATAACCGTGAAATTCCATTTGAATTGTCTAAGATATTCAGAGTTTTTCTACTAGCTTACCTATGATTTTCTGGGGTTGTGGTCTTCAAATTTTTAGGCTACACTATAAGCAGTCATACTGGCTTGTTATATTTCTTATTTGTCCCATTTACACCATGCAAAACTGTTTTAAATCTGTTTATGTGAACACAGTTTGAAGTTGTGCACAGATAAAGCCAAACTTCAAGTTATGAGGGCAAAACCTTAACATAGAAGTCCCTGTCTGTAAAATACAAGcaatcagtttttctttttatcaaactTGGTTTTGCTACACCTGTTTTATTCTACAACTTTAAGTGAGAAGGGGCTGCAGAGACAGTGAGACCAAATAAATTAATTAGTTTTCTCATTGGTCATGCTACTCTactgaaaaaagtaattttgaaCATGCCACATAGTTCTATGAACTTCTGATAGCTTATGTACTCACATCTCTCTTTCTTTATATAGGTATACCGATAACCAACGCGCCCAAGACTCTATCAACCTGACCTTGTTTCATTGGGGTATCCACGGATGGATTGTATACGTTGTGGTTGGTCTTCTCCTGGCCTTTGTTGGTTACAGACAGGAACTTCCCATGACCATGAGATCCTGCTTGTACCCTTTGATTGGCGATAAGATTTACGGGTGGATGGGTGATATGACCGACACTGTATCGGTAGTCTGCACCATGTTTGGCGTTTGTACCAGCCTGGGTATTGGAGTCATGCAACTGAACGCTGGCGTTCATCGCTTAAATGACAGCTTTGAGATCAGCACCACCAACCAGATTATCATCATCTGGTGTGTAACAGCCTGCGCAACTGCTTCTGTAGTGAGCGGCTTAAAGGTTGGAATCCGACGTTTAAGTGAGATCTGTTTCACCCTGGGTCTCTTTATCATGTTGATGGTGTTTTTCCTGGATGATCCCTGGCACTCCCTGAATGTGCTTGTTCAGAGCACTGGCTATTACTTGCAGACGGTCATACAACTTGGTTTCCACACTGATGCTTTTGCGCAATTGGGAAATGCTCCAGATGGTAAGGAAGCAGCTAACTGGATGGACAACTGGACCATCTTTTACTGGGGCTGGTGGATTGCCTGGTCTCCGTTCGTTGGCATGTTCATTGCAAAGATCTCAA
This window encodes:
- the LOC140932923 gene encoding glycine betaine transporter 1-like; protein product: METRKMDSSSEHSEQENALKRCRWLRINWNWFKVGSSKFGIQIRLNPVVTLLSALVIWGFVVFCVLLPEFANKQMAEWKSWITETFTWMYIGTQNAWAVFIIVLYFSKYGTMKLGKPDEKPEFKDATYFTMLFAAGIGIGLFYFGVAEPVWHYAPGDYGNRYFDRYTDNQRAQDSINLTLFHWGIHGWIVYVVVGLLLAFVGYRQELPMTMRSCLYPLIGDKIYGWMGDMTDTVSVVCTMFGVCTSLGIGVMQLNAGVHRLNDSFEISTTNQIIIIWCVTACATASVVSGLKVGIRRLSEICFTLGLFIMLMVFFLDDPWHSLNVLVQSTGYYLQTVIQLGFHTDAFAQLGNAPDGKEAANWMDNWTIFYWGWWIAWSPFVGMFIAKISRGRTIRQFINATLTAPVGFSILWFSIFGGVGLRMERNAELANITCSSVLGGGEAKESFEGLYRLSCRGKTDMWFDVMESYEGLGTVLSVLSLVSIVLYFVTSSDSGSLVIDCLSANGDPEPPVLQRIFWALTEGATATALLYAGGQDALIALQTVSIASGVPYTIILCFMCVALWRAVKIEAGDLDIRGPQFTTSLLDVLSTPTTDSVSKVSLSVVAPWYFIGVAAGEVDKQNRRRCIHMLILAVPFYGAIALFAMGFFQPNLVYVGLSVLFGFFAYATSVRNSIRDKHGINGNMVEDFFAVSCLYPFAAYQMETHMRNYEPRSAAVEELQVESGKAASECSSHSSSECCCIPLGEMDKLLYDPDAKNTNV